TATATGTGTAAGGTTTTTACAGTAGTTACATGAATTTCTGGAAATTCCTTGTATCTTAATTCTGAGTGATGATTCTGAATTGTACAGGAGCCTGTAAGTACAGAATGTGAGGATGCGGAAGAACATGCAGATGAGTCTGATGCTCTTCAGACCACCCTGGAGGAGTTGGAGAATGAATTTCTTTCTTCAGAAGCTCCCAAGGACTTGGATGGAGATGAAGTTAGAGAAAGTAGCGCTTCTTTGTCGGATGAAGCAGAGCCTACCACACAAATCCCTGATACCGGAAGCTCCTTAATGCAAATAAGTGGTGATGGAAGCTCTAGTTGGAAATTGGTGATGCATGAAGAGAGTGGTCAATATTATTACTGGAACACACCAACAGGGGAAACTTCATGGGAAGTACCCGGCGTTTTTGTTCAGAAATCTGAGACAGCTAAAGGGCAGAAAGTTCCTTCTGGTACTGAAGACGGGAGTGCTGCTATAGCCAATGTGTATACAAGCATTCCCGTCATTGTTGATTCTACAGCAAATATGACACGTGCTGCCGAGAAGTACGACAATGGGCACCAACTGAGCTGTGGAGGACATGAAAATGAAGATCAGGAAGCTCAAAATTTGGAACTAGAAGTTAGGAAAATGGAACCAAGAGGTATCTAGCTACTGATGTCATACAGATAAATAAAGAGAGCAAGATCGCtccttgtgtttgtttttttttgtactgATTAGTTTGTCATTTCAGATTCTGGGGTTCCAACTACCTCAAGTCATGATGAGAAGGATGACCACAAGAGGATAGCCAATGAACATGAAGTAGCTCTTTCAACTCGTCTTGTTGAGTACGGCAAAGGTTTGCTGGAGAGACTGAAAGCTGTAGAAAGGTACAATATTCTTATGCATGTTTTTGCCTTCTCATGTATTCTTTTGGAGGTCATGATTGCAATTTTTGTTTTGCTAGGAAGTAACTTTATGAAATCTCAATCTGTTTGTTCTTGAGTTGCCCTTGTAAACTCATCTGTGATGATGTTTTCTATTAGGTCAAACGACTACCACGATCAAGGGAAAGATCGGATACTGAAGTATATGCTGGAAATTGAGATTAGACTTTCTGATTTCAAATCATTAATGGATTGTGAATCTTCTCTGCTTCCATTTTGGGTACATTCTGAGGGGAAACTTCAAGCGCTTGAACAAGCCATTGGATATGAAATTTCTCAACTCACTAAATCTGAGCAGATGAGTGAAGTTGAGAGTGGACATACCGCGTTAGCAGAGATGAACAGTACATTACTACATAACGAGAAAGACGAAACTGAAGAGACCGCTGGATATCCTACTCAACATGTTGGCGGAAGTGATGTGAACAtgaacaaaatcaaagagactGCACATCCAACTGAGTTTGTTCTTGAACTCAAGCCGGACACTGACGAACAAATGGACATGGATGTGGATATGGAAGTTGATGATGAAATTACTGCAACTCATACAACTTCTGGTGATCTGTCAAATGGAGATCATATTGCTCATCCAGCTTCTCCTCTAGTGGAGTGCCCACATTCTGAGCATGAAGAAGGATTTAATGTCCCTCCTCCAGATGAAGATTGGATTCCTGCACCTCCACCTGATAATGAACCTATCCCTCCACCTCCACCTGATAATGAACCTATTCCTCCACCCCCACCAGATGAACCTACCCTTTCTTATACACCTCATCCACCATATCCCGAGAGTGTACCACCTTTCTCTTTCACAGAGCATTACAATTTCTCTTATCCTGTTTCCGGCTATGGGTATTACGGACCATCTGTTCCTCCAATTTCAAGCACTAACTATTGTACGCATACTGAAGGTAACCAGATCGATGTGTCGCAACCATCTCAATGTTATGAATCTGTGTCAAATCAGTTTTCTGAATGTGCTTCGATAATGGTTAATCCTGTCGAGCCTATTGTTTATTATGATCCAAGTGGAACGGTACCCACTATCACTAGCACTATCCAGCCTTCAAATGTGTATGCCGGATTAGGTGCTTCAAATTACGCGCATACAGCTGCGTCTGATCAATCTCATCAGGGAAGTGGAAAGTCTGAGTACACCTTACCAGTAAGAAGTGCTGAGCTTGATGTTTCCTCCTCCAGAAAGTCTGATATCGCGGCATTACAGATTCCACCTTGTTCTGCAACAGTCCAAGCCGCAGCCACTGTTGTGCTGAAAGATGATGAACCGGCAACCTCAGCAACTGTTACAGCACAGGCTGCCTTATCAACAGCTGCGTCTAAAGCTCAAACTAAAGGTATATTATCAGTAAGCAGATTTTAGCACACATAGATGGTTACAATCATATCAATGTCACCATTTAGTTTTCTAACGTGCCGAAAATGTGCTCCTGATTTATGATATCCTAAAACAGATACATACATTAAGCACAGGCTACCTATGCTTCCCTATTCATCTTCTCTCTTTAATTTCGCTGCCTGATTTTTACATCTGTCTGCTTCAGTTGCGCGTAGCAAGAAGAAAACAGTCGCAGTTGCAACTACATTGCGGTCTAATAAGAAGGTCCCCAGTCTAGTAGACAAGGTACGTTCTTACTATGATTTatcttatactccctccgtccccaaTATATAAGCGGAGAAGGAGTATTTTGTAGAATAAGAAAAAGTttagggcctgtttggtacagttttgaaaaacagttttcaaaaatagtttttcactgttttaaaaacatacccttttttccttgttttcattttctaaaaattgtttggtaaactgtttttgaaaacaaggaaaaccaactaaatcggatcaaatgtaaagattcgtctaagagatagtgatattagtcatgactcacttgcagtcattccctaTCTCTtattttgttctgaaaagaagaaaagaataaagaaaagaaaaaaagagaaaacatagaaaacaataatttgttgttttcatttttttgtttttaaaaacagaaaacagatataaaacattttctgaaaatgtctttaccaaacgcgttttctcctgttttctgttttctctgtttttaaaaacagaaaactgtttttgaaaactataccaaacatgaccttagttttcataaattttcttATAATTAAAATTCCCTTTTTGTCTGACACAAAGTCACCAATTTGATTTCCAATTCCAAAACGTAAATAAATCCAGACAAAGTAATACCCCACTTGCTCTTCTCAACCACTAGCACTAAGCCCACTTCAAATGCTCCTTCTTTATGTCCTTAATTGTTTTCTTATACCTATCTAACATCGTCTTAGGATAAAGTTTCTCACATATTTTGTTATCAGTGGAAGGCTGCAAAAGAGGAGTTACAcgaggatgatgaagatgagcCCGAAAGTGCTTATGAGatgttggagaagaagaagcaAAGAGAAACAGAGGTGTGCATGAATGCAACTGTTCTACTTTCATCCTACTTATTATTGTGTTCCTACTTCTGTTGCATTTACAACTTTTCTTT
The nucleotide sequence above comes from Papaver somniferum cultivar HN1 chromosome 8, ASM357369v1, whole genome shotgun sequence. Encoded proteins:
- the LOC113305488 gene encoding hyphal wall protein 1-like; the protein is MFSIRSNDYHDQGKDRILKYMLEIEIRLSDFKSLMDCESSLLPFWVHSEGKLQALEQAIGYEISQLTKSEQMSEVESGHTALAEMNSTLLHNEKDETEETAGYPTQHVGGSDVNMNKIKETAHPTEFVLELKPDTDEQMDMDVDMEVDDEITATHTTSGDLSNGDHIAHPASPLVECPHSEHEEGFNVPPPDEDWIPAPPPDNEPIPPPPPDNEPIPPPPPDEPTLSYTPHPPYPESVPPFSFTEHYNFSYPVSGYGYYGPSVPPISSTNYCTHTEGNQIDVSQPSQCYESVSNQFSECASIMVNPVEPIVYYDPSGTVPTITSTIQPSNVYAGLGASNYAHTAASDQSHQGSGKSEYTLPVRSAELDVSSSRKSDIAALQIPPCSATVQAAATVVLKDDEPATSATVTAQAALSTAASKAQTKGILSVSRF